DNA from Leucobacter aridicollis:
GTACGCTGCACGACTGCGCGGGGATGATGCCGTGGCTATTGCGGTCGTGGGCGACGGATCAACGAATACCGGCCCATTTGCGGAGTCGATGAACATCGCCGGCGCCATGCGGTTGCCACTTGTTGTCGTCGTCGAGAACAACGAGTGGGCCATCTCAGTGCCATTCTCTGAGACGAGCGCAACCGCCACTATCGCAGAGCGCGCGCCGGCATATGCCGCCGCCGGAGAACGCGTGAACGGCCTCGAGGTCACCCCGACTCGGGCAGCCATCGCAGCTGCCATCGAACGTGCTCGCGCAGGTGAGGGGCCGTCGATCATCGAAGCGACCTGCTACCGATTCCGAGGACACTACGAGGGCGATCTCGACCTCTATCGTGCCGAGGCTGAGAAGCAAGAGCGCAGAGTATCCCACGACCCACTCGTCCTCGCTCGCGCCGAACTCCTGAGCGTCGGCATCGACCAGAGGCAACTCAACCGCATCGAGGACGAGGCCAAGGACGAAATGACGGCACTGCGTACGCAGGTACTCAACGACCCATTCCCGGATCCGGCAACTGCCCGCCAGCACGTGTTCGCCTCCGGACTCGACATTCGCACGGAGGAGATCTCATGACCACGCTGCGTCAGAACATCAACATCTCACAGGCGATCGCGGAGAGCCTAAAGCTCGAAATGGCCGCGGACGATTCCGTACTCGTGCTCGGCGAAGACGTCGGCCGACAGGGCGGGGTCTTCGGCAGTACGCGCGGTCTGCAGCGCGCGTTTGGTTCGGAGCGCGTGCTGGATACCCCCATCGCCGAGGCCGCGTTCACTGGAATGGCGGTCGGGCTCGCACTCGAGGGATACCGCCCGGTGGTCGAGATCATGTTCGCCGACTTCATCGGTGTATGCCTCGAACAGGTCTACAACGCCATCGCGAAGAACCCGTACATGTCGGGTGGCAAGGTGACCATGCCCATCGTCGTGAAAACCGCCGGCGGCGCAATCGGGTCAGCAGCTCAGCACTCGCAGAGCCTCTGGGGGCTGTTCGCGCACCTGCCCGGACTCAGGGTCGTCGCTCCTTCAAATCCGCACGACAGCAAGGGGCTCATGGCGGCGGCAGTGCAATCGGAAGACCCCGTGGTGTTCATCGAGCACAAGGGGCTGCTCCTGAAGAAGGCAGCCGAGTTCTCTTTTGGCACAGAGGTGCCAAAAGAACGCTACACGGTTCCGCTCGGCACGGCAGCGGTGGTGCATCCGGGTAGTGACATCACCGTCGTGACGCTAAGCGGGTCAGTGGCTCACGCGCTCGAGGCCGCGGCGACACTCGCCGCTGAGGGGATGAGTGCTGAAGTGATTGACCTGCGGAGCGTTGTTCCGATTGACTGGGAGACAATCGTGGCCTCGCTTCGCAAGACGCGCAGGTTGCTCGTCGTCGATGAAGACTACCTGGGCTTTGGACTGAGCGGCGAACTCATCACAGGGACGGTTGAACGATTGGGGCTTGCATCATTGGACGCCGTCGCACGGCACGGACTCGACAACGTGCCGATCCCCGCTGCGATCTCTCTCGAGCGCGCGGTGCTGCCAACAGTTGAATCGATCGCGGCAGCCATTCGCCGGGTCGGAGCACTGTGATGCCGGGCAGGAGCACGCTGGTCTTCGGCGGAACGGGCTCGATCGGCCGTGCGGTCTGTCGCGCCCTCGATGCCACAGGGTACGGGGTGATCATTGCCGATCTGCCCGATGCGATTGCGCGCCAGGAGGACCTGCCACGCAACTGGCGCACGGTTGCGTGCGATGTGACCGATCGCGCGAGCGTCGAGGCCGCGCTCGAGAAGGTTTGCAACGAGGTCGACGCTGTAGTCTATGCCTCGGGTGTGAACTACACCGGCCCGGTGGCCACCACCGACTGGAGCGCGTATGAGCGGCTGCAGCGGGTCAATCTCCAGGGCGCGTTTCACGTCGGCGCGGCTGCCGAGCGGATCCTGGCCCCCGGCGCATACGTGTTCCTCTCCTCAGTCGCGGGGCTCTCGGGCGAGGCCGGTGGTTCGGTCTACTGCTCGACCAAGTTCGGACTGATCGGGTTCGTCGAGTCATTCGCTGCGGAGATTGCGGAGCGCGGAGCCAGGGCGAATTCGGTGTGCCCCGGAAACGTCGATTCACCGCTCCTCGCGTCGCTCGCAGCCGACGTCGCCGCCCGCGAGCGAGTCAGCACGGAGGAGATCCTGCATCGGTTCGCGGCAGAGTCTGCCTTTAACAGGCTCATCACGGTCGATGAGGTTGCGGCAGTCGTGAGTTTCCTCATCTCTCCGCAGTCAAGCGGAGTCAGCGGGCAGGCCATCATCGTTGATGGCCCTTAGGCCCGTAGCAACAAGTTCAGAACGAGTGAAGGCATTTGAAAGGGTTTCGTGATGATTGACTTTGACAGGGTAGTGGTCGACACACAGAAACTGATCTCTATCGACAGCCAGAACCCGGGTCCACTCGAAGCGGAGTGCGCCGACTGGGTGACCGAGCGGCTGCGAGGGATCGGGCTCAAACCGGTTCGCATGGAGGTCGAACCCGGCCGTGACAACGTCATGGTGACCGTGCCAGGAGTAGATCCCCTCGCTCCCAGGCTGGTGATCCTCGGACACATGGACACCGTGCCCATCGGCGAGGGGTGGACGTACCCGCCGCTCGGCGGTGTGATCGATGATGACCGCATCTACGGCAGGGGTGCGTGCGACATGAAGGCTGGGCTGGCGCTCGGCATCGGCCTCGTCGAAGCTCTCGTCCAAACCAACACGACGCCGAGGAGCGACGTCGTGCTCATCGCGACCGTCGATGAAGAAGCTCCCGGCATGCTCGGAGCACATCAGTTAGTCGCTGACGGCATAGTGCGCGCGGATGACCAAGTGCTTGCGCCCGAGCCAACGGGCATGCGGCTACGACAGCGACAGATGGGCCTGCGCTGGGCGAAGCTCATCGTGCACGGTCGCATGGCCCATGCGGGTCGAGCGCATCTGGGCATCGACGCAAACCACGTACTCGCGAAGATTGTGGACCGACTCAAAACCACGTTTACCGCGCTTCCGTTCGAGGACGAGATCCTGGGCCGTTCCCGGTTCACCTGCGGAACGATTCACGGGGGCGTAGCCACCAACGTAGTCCCCGGGCGCGCTGAGGCTGAGCTCGATCTGCGGATCGTTCCCCCGCTCGTCCCGGAGGATGCCGTTGACATGCTCACACGGACCGCAGCTCAGACCATCGCTGAGCACCCCGGCGCGAGGTTCGACGTCGAGCTGTTGGGCGCGCGACGACCACCCGTCGGTGCACACGACGACTCGCAGATAATTCGAGGGCTGCGCGCGGCCTATGCGCAGCACGCGGGAAAGCAGCCGGTCGTAGGCGGCGCAGACGGGCACGAGGCGTACACCGATGCTTCCATGGTTGCGGCCCTCACCGGCAGCGAATCGTGCACCGTCATGGGCCCCGGAGCCACCGACCAGGCGCACACCGCGGACGAGTTCGTACCGCTTGCGGACATCGAGCTGGGATCGAAGCTCCTGTGGTCCCTCGTTCAGGACTGGTGAGATGACTCGTGTGTCGAAGAGGAGCCCTAGGGCTCCACTCCCGAGCGTTGCTCAGGTGCTCCAATTCGATTCATTGGTGGCCGCTGACCCGGTCGTCGTAGCCGGGGCGGTGGGTCTCTCCCAGCCTGTACGCTGGGTGCACATCAGCGAGATTACCGACATCGCCGGCCTCCTCAGAGGCCACGAAATGGTGCTCACCACCGGCATTGCGCTCCCGGATGCGCCGGGTGCGCTCGCCAGCTACATCGAGGAGCTCGCTCTGGCAGAAGTCTCAGCCCTCGTGGTCGGGCTGGGACCGAGGTTCGAGCTGTCACTCCCGCTCGAGATGCTGCAGGCGGCCGATGACCGGGGCATGCCTGTAGTGGTACTGCGCAGGCACACCGCGTTCGTCAGCATCACCGAGGACGTGCACACGCGCCTGGCGGAGAGCCAGTTGCATGAGCTGCAACTGTCAGAGCAGATTCATGAAACCCTCAGCGCGATGCTCGCGCACGGCAGCTCGGCTAACGAGATCCTCGCCGAGGTCTCGCGCCTCTCTGATCGCCCGGTGGTGCTCGAGAGTCTCAGCCACGAACTGTTTGAGGTGTCGCCGGGTCGCCGAACGAAGCAGGACGTGGTGTCCGAGTGGTCGGAGCACACGAAGCGCCACCGGTCGATGCGACGCACTGATTTTGACCCACGCACGGGGTGGCTCGTTGCCACGGTGGGGATCCGAGGCGATGACTGGGGCCGGCTCATTCTGATGTCGGCCGCCGACGAGACCTTCCCGAGGGGCGTTGACCAGGACCCGCTGAGTTCCGTGAGGAAAACCCTCGTGGCCCTGCTCGAACGTTCGGCAGCGACTCTTGCACTCGGCAGGATCGTCGAGCGCGACCGCGGGATCGTGCACGAGACAACGCACCTCGACATCATCGAGGACCTGCTACGCGGGGGTTCATCCGCTGAACAGGGAGTTGAGGTTGCCGAGGCCATGGGGCTTCCCGTGCGTACCGCGGTGCTGGTGGCTTTGCATATCAGCGTTCAGGTGGGAGCAACCGGCGCAGCCGCGGAACAATTCGACCTGCTACACCGCGCCAGCGCTGCGGTGAGATCCTATTTCTCGCAGCACAACATTCCATTCCTTTGCGCGAGGGAGCGCCCGGGAACCGTGCTCCTCCTCGTGATGTGCGACGCCCAGACGGATAGCTCGTCGATCGCGGCGATAGCCACGAGTGTGCTCGCCGCTCGCGGCACCGAGCAGGTGCTCGTTGCTTGGGCCGGACCTGACCGTGGCGCGCCCGGCGCCACGCGCGTGCTCAATGAAGCCGTCGAAACCGCTCAGCATGCGAGAACGCTCGAATTGCACGAGAGCCCCGTACAGCGGCAGAACCTTGGGCTCGAGGGGCTATTGCTCGCGGTGAGCGAGGGCGACAGGCTTCCGCAGTACGTGGAAGACATGCTCGGGACACTCCGTCGATATGAGGCCGAACACCGTGTTGATCTAATCACCCCGCTCCGCAATTACCTGTTTGCAGGGCGGAACAAGTCGCTCGCAGCGAAGCGATCGTTTGTCTCAAGACCCTGGATCTACGAGCAGTTGGAGCGGGTGGAATCAGTGCTCGGAGCGAGCCTCGACGACGAGGACACCTGCCTACGGCTACAAGTCGCAGTACTCGCACACGACCTACTCACGAAAGTGTCGGGGCAGACCGCGCCTGGACCGGGTACCCCGACTCGCCACCACGCAGCGCACGAACAGAACACGAGGTGACTGAGCGAATGTCAACACAACTTGGGGCGCTTGCGACCCCCCATTCTGATGCGACCGACATCGGTTCGGCCATTCTCGCAGCCGGTGGGAACGCGATCGATGCCGCTGTCGCCGCAGCGATCGCTTTGTGCGTCGTATACCCCAACAATGTGGCCCTCGGAAGCGACCTTGTAGCCCTCGTGCGAGACCCAAACGGCAACATCACCGAGGTGAACGCGACCGGCGGAGCGGGGAGCGGAACAACCACCGACGAGCTGCGCGAGCGGCATGGCGCACAGCTGCCGATGTATGGGGTGGACACGATCAACGTCCCAGGTGCGATTCGCGGCCTTGAGGCACTCGCTGCCCAGGGGGCGAAGCTCCCGTGGCGCGATCTAGTCACTCCGTCGGTGAGACTTGCTCGCGACGGAATCCCGATGTCGAGCTCCGTGGCCAAAGGCATTACGCTGCTGAAAGATACTCTGCAAGCTGATTCAGGGTGTGCAACCGTCTTCTTCGCTAACGGCCAACCCATCGAACAGGGTCAGCTGTTCAGGCAACCAGCTCTCGCGAACACGCTCGAGGCCCTCGCCAAGAACGGGCCCGACGAGTTCTACACAGGGGAAGTGGGAGCGGCCTGGCTCGCCGGGATCCGCGCTCTGGGATCCGGCATCACTGCAGCAGACCTTGCACAGTACCGCCCGGCGATTTGTTCTCCCCTGCACGCGGACGTGTGGGGGCACCGCGTGTACACGAGCGGCCCAAACACGCAGGGCTTCGCGTTGCTGCGCGCGCTCTCCCGGGTACAGTCAGAATCCTCTGACGCTTCGGCGGCCATTGACCGCGCCCGCCTCGCCGAGCAGTTTCTAGTGACGAACGCGGTGCGCGATCAATATCTCGGCGACCCGAGGTTCGGGGCCGCCAGCGGAGCTACCCTCATGAAGGTGGAGGCTCCCACCGTCGTCACGTCGGAGTACAAGGGTCGCCCCATGGGTGACACCGTTGGCATCGCCGTGGCCAGCGCCGATGGCTATGCGGTATCTCTCATTCAGTCCGTATACTTCCAATTCGGCGCCGCGATTTTGGAGCCACGCACGGGTATCTTGTTCCAGAATCGTGGCACATCGTTCTCCCTCAACCCAGAAACAACCAACTGCCATGCCCCCGGGAAACGTCCAGCTCACACGCTCATGCCAGTCTTGGCAACGCAAGATGGGCACCTGAAGTACGTGTTCGCGACCATGGGTGGGCAGGGGCAGCCTCAGATTCACGCCCAAATCTTTGCTTCAATGGTCGAGGGCGCGCACCCCGCCGATGCAGTCGCACGAGCCAGATGGCTCGTAGGGCGGCAAACGCCGGCCGACGTGCCGACGACATTTACAGCGGAGGCTGCGGTACACAAAGCGATCCTCAAAGAGGTCGCCTTGGCTGGGCTCCAGGTGAAGCGTCTGGAAGGTCTCTCCGACGTAGTCGGCCACGCGAACATAGTCACCGTCTCCGAGACGGGTTCCTTTTCGGCAGCAAGCGACCCTCGATCGGACGGCTCTCACGCGGTTGTTGCTGCACCGCCCAATCGCGCTCGAACGGCAAGTTAAGAACGAGGGGACAAGATCGCCGGGCCTTGCGTTCGGCCAGATTTCCGGAGTGGTCAATCCCGGTCCGCTCTATCGCATGGAAACAGCTGCTCGTGCGCTCCCACATCCAAAGCGGCATTTTCCCCGACCTACGCCGCCGAGGGAAATCGCGCTGGCCTCGTCTCCGAGTTGCGGTCGGACGCACGTGACCGCTAGGCAACGCAGGTTCGCCTAGAGTAGGAAACGTTGTCGTTGACAACGTTAAACGCCATTAACCGCTTTTGCGCGGGTGCAGAGGTTTGCCACCGGCGCGGCTTCCATCGTTTGCAGGCCGCGCCGGTGCCGCGCCTTAACGTGCACTATGCAGAGAGATGCCCCAGAAACTCCCCCGTATACGGGCACAGGTAAGCGACGGTATCCGTGACGCGAACCGTGAAGTCCGTGCCTCCAGGCACCTCAAACTCCTCACCCTCGGTGTAGGTGGTCCACTCGCCTTGCCCCGCGGGCTGTTGCACGTCCCAGCTTCCGCGCACGAGACGCATCCACTCAAGGATAGGCGCCTCAAAAGTCCATTCGCCCGGCTCCATCACTCCGACGGTGAAGTTGCCCTGCGCATTCTTGAACTCGAGGCTCCGTACCTGACCTTCGTAGTACTCGTTCTGACCGATCATCGCCCACTTCCTTTCATTGACGGTTTAGTTGCGGCTGTGCCGTTCATACCCCAGCGTAGGATCCACAGCAAGGCAACTGAATCGCCCTAATAAACAGTGAGATGACACGTTTATATGCGCGGTGTATAAGGTTTGGTAAAATAGCTCGATGAGCTCCCCCAAACCCCAGCGGCCGGACTCTTCGGCGCTACAACGCGCGCTTGCCCTGCAAATCGACCTCACGACTGTCGTGGCCCGCGGGGGCGGGACACAAAGATTGCTTGACAGTTGGCGGCTCGAGACTGGGGAGCCTGTTGCCGTGTTCACCAGGCTCGGCCAACCTCTCGGGAGAAGCCGCAATTTCTCTGCAGAGTTCCTCGCACCTGTTGGCGAGGCTCTAAAGCATGAACCGCCACGGATAGGTGAAACGCAGACGCTCGCAGAAGATGGCTTGCCGCACCTCGAACTGACCCCGTTCGCAGGCAACGACATTGTCCGCGGCTTTCTCGTGCGCAACCCCAGCAATGACACGAGCGCGCAGCTCGCAATTCCCGCGCTCCGATCACTCCTTGCGCTTGAGTATGAGCGCCATTGGCTACTTGGCGACGCGACTAGAAGGGAGAGATCCCACCGCATGACTCGACTCGTTGAGCTCGCAGACAAAGGCGGAGCACGTGCATACCTACGCTCGCTCGGCGTGACAGACTCGGCACTCCGTGGGCTCGCAGTCGAAGCGAAAAACGATACTCACGCGGAGGTGCTCGTCGATGATTTGTCGGTACTTCTCAACACAAGTCTGATACGCCAGCAAGGCAAGCTCGTCGAATGCCTCACAGTCGATGACCCCCGCAGGGCACTATCCGAATACGGCCTGAGTAGCGCAGTCGGTATTGGTACTCTCTTAGCTCCCGAGCACGTCGGCCGCACCTTGCGGCAGGCCAAACTCGCCCTGGAGACTAGTCGCCGGGTCGACAGTCCGATCGAGTACCTGGACGGGGCAGCGCATGAGTTTCTTATTCGCATTGCTCCCCCCACCTATTTAGAGGATTTCGCTGCGGCGGCGCTCGCCCCCATCGAGCACGCTCGCGGCGGCAACGATCTAGTCACTACACTTTCTTCCTGGCTGAGCGAACGCCGCTCATTAGAAGCGACCGCTTTGCGACTCGGTGTCCACCGCCACACGGTTCGCAATCGCATACAGCGGATCGCACAGCTCACTGGTCACGACCTTGAAAGCATCGACGTGCAAACCGAGCTTTGGCTGGCGCTCAAAGCCAAAGGGGCGAACGACGCTACGTGACTATATCCGTGGCGGACAATATCCAGCAGACGACTTGACCACGACGTCCATTCCTTGCCGAGTCCAGTGGTGCCACGCTATTCATGTTCACCCGCTGTCAGCGGCCGGCACGGTCGCTCGGGACTCAATGAGGAGCACCCATGTCCACCAATACCACCACCACGGAGACTGAGAACCGGACGGTGCTTCGACGCGTGCTTGTCGCGAGCGGACTCGGAACCCTTCTCGAGTACTTCGACTACGCGAGCTATAGCTACCTGGCAACCACCATCGCAATTGTGTTCTTTCCGGCTGAAGACCGGACAGTAGCCCTTCTCAGCACCTTCGCCGTGTTTGCGCTTTCGTTCCTCGTCCGCCCATTCGGGGCACTCCTATGGGGCTCTCTCGGCGACAAAATCGGACGGAAGCAGATTCTTGCGACCACGATCATCGTAATGTCAGCAGCAACGTTCCTCATCGGTTTCTTGCCGGGATATGCCGCAATTGGCGTCGTTGCCCCAATTCTCCTGCTCACGCTCCGCGTCGCCCAGAGTTTTTCTGCGTCTGGAGAATACGCAGGGGCAGGGACTTTCGTTGCCGAGTATGCACCGGCGAAACACAGAGGAATCCTCACAAGTGTGGTTCCAATGGCCGCAGCAGCAGGGTTCTTACTCGCATCGATCATGGCGACCGTGCTCTACGCGGCACTAAGCCCAGGTCAAATGGCATCCTGGGGATGGCGAATTCCATTCTTTATTGCGGGACCATTGGGCCTGATCGGGTTGTGGCTTCGCGCGCGGTTGGAAGATACCCCGCAGTTCCGCCGCCTGCAGGAAAGAGAGCGCGAGCTTCAGTCCATCGAGAGCGGCAACGAGACCCCGAACAGTGCGCGTTGGTCAGAGATCCGCAGCAGCCTGCCAGCGATGTTGAAGGTCTTACTCGTCATGTCACTCAACGCTGGGGCGTACTACCTGCTGCTCAGCTACGTTCCCACGTTCCTCATTGAAGAGGCCGGCATGTCACCAGCAAGCTCGACGCTCGTGGTCACAATTGGGCTCGTGGCCCATATCGCTCTGATCCCTCTGATGGCACGTTTCTCCGACCGCATCGGACGCAAACGTACACTCCTCATTTCGAGCGCCTCCTTCATACTGCTGAGCTACCCGATCATGCTGCTTCTCTCGCAGGGTGGCGTCGTCCTCGCCACACTCGTGCTCGTAGCATCCCTCG
Protein-coding regions in this window:
- a CDS encoding pyrimidine/purine nucleoside phosphorylase, yielding MIGQNEYYEGQVRSLEFKNAQGNFTVGVMEPGEWTFEAPILEWMRLVRGSWDVQQPAGQGEWTTYTEGEEFEVPGGTDFTVRVTDTVAYLCPYTGEFLGHLSA
- a CDS encoding SDR family NAD(P)-dependent oxidoreductase, with product MPGRSTLVFGGTGSIGRAVCRALDATGYGVIIADLPDAIARQEDLPRNWRTVACDVTDRASVEAALEKVCNEVDAVVYASGVNYTGPVATTDWSAYERLQRVNLQGAFHVGAAAERILAPGAYVFLSSVAGLSGEAGGSVYCSTKFGLIGFVESFAAEIAERGARANSVCPGNVDSPLLASLAADVAARERVSTEEILHRFAAESAFNRLITVDEVAAVVSFLISPQSSGVSGQAIIVDGP
- a CDS encoding PucR family transcriptional regulator encodes the protein MTRVSKRSPRAPLPSVAQVLQFDSLVAADPVVVAGAVGLSQPVRWVHISEITDIAGLLRGHEMVLTTGIALPDAPGALASYIEELALAEVSALVVGLGPRFELSLPLEMLQAADDRGMPVVVLRRHTAFVSITEDVHTRLAESQLHELQLSEQIHETLSAMLAHGSSANEILAEVSRLSDRPVVLESLSHELFEVSPGRRTKQDVVSEWSEHTKRHRSMRRTDFDPRTGWLVATVGIRGDDWGRLILMSAADETFPRGVDQDPLSSVRKTLVALLERSAATLALGRIVERDRGIVHETTHLDIIEDLLRGGSSAEQGVEVAEAMGLPVRTAVLVALHISVQVGATGAAAEQFDLLHRASAAVRSYFSQHNIPFLCARERPGTVLLLVMCDAQTDSSSIAAIATSVLAARGTEQVLVAWAGPDRGAPGATRVLNEAVETAQHARTLELHESPVQRQNLGLEGLLLAVSEGDRLPQYVEDMLGTLRRYEAEHRVDLITPLRNYLFAGRNKSLAAKRSFVSRPWIYEQLERVESVLGASLDDEDTCLRLQVAVLAHDLLTKVSGQTAPGPGTPTRHHAAHEQNTR
- a CDS encoding thiamine pyrophosphate-dependent dehydrogenase E1 component subunit alpha — protein: MRRMREFEEVCRLGVAEKQIHGEVHLAMGQEAIGAALAGLLHDSDAMVSTHRNHLHAIAKGVPLYPLLAEIYEREAGLCGGFGGHMHLFDPDRNFSTTGIVGSTVSVALGHAYAARLRGDDAVAIAVVGDGSTNTGPFAESMNIAGAMRLPLVVVVENNEWAISVPFSETSATATIAERAPAYAAAGERVNGLEVTPTRAAIAAAIERARAGEGPSIIEATCYRFRGHYEGDLDLYRAEAEKQERRVSHDPLVLARAELLSVGIDQRQLNRIEDEAKDEMTALRTQVLNDPFPDPATARQHVFASGLDIRTEEIS
- a CDS encoding alpha-ketoacid dehydrogenase subunit beta encodes the protein MTTLRQNINISQAIAESLKLEMAADDSVLVLGEDVGRQGGVFGSTRGLQRAFGSERVLDTPIAEAAFTGMAVGLALEGYRPVVEIMFADFIGVCLEQVYNAIAKNPYMSGGKVTMPIVVKTAGGAIGSAAQHSQSLWGLFAHLPGLRVVAPSNPHDSKGLMAAAVQSEDPVVFIEHKGLLLKKAAEFSFGTEVPKERYTVPLGTAAVVHPGSDITVVTLSGSVAHALEAAATLAAEGMSAEVIDLRSVVPIDWETIVASLRKTRRLLVVDEDYLGFGLSGELITGTVERLGLASLDAVARHGLDNVPIPAAISLERAVLPTVESIAAAIRRVGAL
- a CDS encoding MFS transporter, with protein sequence MSTNTTTTETENRTVLRRVLVASGLGTLLEYFDYASYSYLATTIAIVFFPAEDRTVALLSTFAVFALSFLVRPFGALLWGSLGDKIGRKQILATTIIVMSAATFLIGFLPGYAAIGVVAPILLLTLRVAQSFSASGEYAGAGTFVAEYAPAKHRGILTSVVPMAAAAGFLLASIMATVLYAALSPGQMASWGWRIPFFIAGPLGLIGLWLRARLEDTPQFRRLQERERELQSIESGNETPNSARWSEIRSSLPAMLKVLLVMSLNAGAYYLLLSYVPTFLIEEAGMSPASSTLVVTIGLVAHIALIPLMARFSDRIGRKRTLLISSASFILLSYPIMLLLSQGGVVLATLVLVASLVFFAMNDAVFPAFFTEMFGTKSRYLGFALPFNVGAMLFGGVAPLIGTWLIASTGNSASPAFFLIGVGTLSLVGLLFTPETARTDLVDVQKDVGTAPVHTL
- a CDS encoding PucR family transcriptional regulator, with product MSSPKPQRPDSSALQRALALQIDLTTVVARGGGTQRLLDSWRLETGEPVAVFTRLGQPLGRSRNFSAEFLAPVGEALKHEPPRIGETQTLAEDGLPHLELTPFAGNDIVRGFLVRNPSNDTSAQLAIPALRSLLALEYERHWLLGDATRRERSHRMTRLVELADKGGARAYLRSLGVTDSALRGLAVEAKNDTHAEVLVDDLSVLLNTSLIRQQGKLVECLTVDDPRRALSEYGLSSAVGIGTLLAPEHVGRTLRQAKLALETSRRVDSPIEYLDGAAHEFLIRIAPPTYLEDFAAAALAPIEHARGGNDLVTTLSSWLSERRSLEATALRLGVHRHTVRNRIQRIAQLTGHDLESIDVQTELWLALKAKGANDAT
- a CDS encoding M20 family metallopeptidase, producing the protein MIDFDRVVVDTQKLISIDSQNPGPLEAECADWVTERLRGIGLKPVRMEVEPGRDNVMVTVPGVDPLAPRLVILGHMDTVPIGEGWTYPPLGGVIDDDRIYGRGACDMKAGLALGIGLVEALVQTNTTPRSDVVLIATVDEEAPGMLGAHQLVADGIVRADDQVLAPEPTGMRLRQRQMGLRWAKLIVHGRMAHAGRAHLGIDANHVLAKIVDRLKTTFTALPFEDEILGRSRFTCGTIHGGVATNVVPGRAEAELDLRIVPPLVPEDAVDMLTRTAAQTIAEHPGARFDVELLGARRPPVGAHDDSQIIRGLRAAYAQHAGKQPVVGGADGHEAYTDASMVAALTGSESCTVMGPGATDQAHTADEFVPLADIELGSKLLWSLVQDW
- a CDS encoding gamma-glutamyltransferase family protein — its product is MTERMSTQLGALATPHSDATDIGSAILAAGGNAIDAAVAAAIALCVVYPNNVALGSDLVALVRDPNGNITEVNATGGAGSGTTTDELRERHGAQLPMYGVDTINVPGAIRGLEALAAQGAKLPWRDLVTPSVRLARDGIPMSSSVAKGITLLKDTLQADSGCATVFFANGQPIEQGQLFRQPALANTLEALAKNGPDEFYTGEVGAAWLAGIRALGSGITAADLAQYRPAICSPLHADVWGHRVYTSGPNTQGFALLRALSRVQSESSDASAAIDRARLAEQFLVTNAVRDQYLGDPRFGAASGATLMKVEAPTVVTSEYKGRPMGDTVGIAVASADGYAVSLIQSVYFQFGAAILEPRTGILFQNRGTSFSLNPETTNCHAPGKRPAHTLMPVLATQDGHLKYVFATMGGQGQPQIHAQIFASMVEGAHPADAVARARWLVGRQTPADVPTTFTAEAAVHKAILKEVALAGLQVKRLEGLSDVVGHANIVTVSETGSFSAASDPRSDGSHAVVAAPPNRARTAS